From a region of the Halomonas sp. HL-93 genome:
- a CDS encoding DUF5943 domain-containing protein, which translates to MTKLAPALPIEVDSETGVWTSDALPMLYVPRHFFINNHVAVEEALGAEKYAEILYHAGYKSAWHWCEKEAECHGIEGVAVFEHYMLRLSQRGWGLFITEHIDLDAGTASVRLEHSAFVYQLGKTGKKEEYMFTGWFAGAMDQILAARGSSLRTVAEQTQSAAEPDCDVGIFDVKPLTDGAR; encoded by the coding sequence GTGACCAAACTGGCCCCTGCACTGCCCATCGAAGTGGATAGCGAGACCGGCGTCTGGACAAGCGACGCCCTGCCGATGCTGTATGTACCGCGACACTTCTTTATCAACAACCATGTGGCCGTCGAAGAGGCGCTGGGTGCCGAGAAGTATGCCGAGATCCTCTACCACGCCGGCTACAAGAGCGCCTGGCACTGGTGCGAGAAAGAAGCCGAATGCCATGGGATCGAGGGCGTGGCCGTCTTTGAGCACTATATGCTGCGCCTCTCCCAGCGCGGCTGGGGACTCTTTATTACCGAGCACATCGACCTCGATGCCGGTACAGCGAGCGTGCGTCTAGAGCACAGCGCCTTTGTTTACCAGCTGGGCAAGACGGGAAAAAAAGAAGAGTACATGTTCACCGGCTGGTTCGCCGGGGCTATGGACCAGATCCTCGCGGCACGTGGCAGTTCACTGCGCACCGTCGCCGAGCAGACCCAGAGTGCCGCCGAGCCTGACTGCGATGTGGGCATCTTTGACGTCAAGCCGCTGACCGACGGCGCCCGCTAA
- a CDS encoding antibiotic biosynthesis monooxygenase family protein, translating into MYIAMNRFRIAPGREEDFLEVWRNRDSHLEEVPGFKQFQMLQGESQEDHTVFISHSVWESEEAFRDWTKSEAFRKAHANAKSPEGIYLGPPKFEGYEVVL; encoded by the coding sequence ATGTATATTGCCATGAACCGTTTCCGTATTGCCCCCGGCCGCGAAGAGGACTTCCTAGAGGTATGGCGTAACCGTGACTCTCACCTGGAAGAAGTGCCGGGCTTCAAACAGTTCCAAATGCTGCAAGGCGAAAGTCAGGAAGATCACACCGTGTTTATTTCTCACAGTGTCTGGGAGTCGGAAGAAGCCTTCCGCGACTGGACCAAGTCAGAGGCGTTTCGCAAGGCTCACGCCAATGCCAAGTCGCCCGAAGGGATTTACCTTGGCCCGCCCAAGTTTGAAGGCTATGAGGTGGTGCTCTAA
- a CDS encoding dipeptidase, with amino-acid sequence MTPTELHDDAIVIDGLIIAKWNRELLEDMRRGGLTAANCTVSVWEGFQATVDNIVASNQLMAECSDLVRPVRTTADITRAKEEGKTGIIYGFQNAHAFEDQIGYVEIFKQLGVGIVQMCYNTQNLVGTGCYERDGGLSGFGREIVAEMNRVGIMCDLSHVGAKTSEEVILESKKPVCYSHCLPSGLKEHPRNKSDQELKFIADHGGFVGVTMFTPFLKKGVDSTIDDYCEAIEYIMNIVGEDAIGIGTDFTQGHDQAFFEWLTHDKGYARRLTDFGKIINPEGIRTIGEFPNLTEALLKRGMSESQVRKIMGENWVRVLKDVWGA; translated from the coding sequence ATGACCCCCACCGAACTGCACGATGACGCTATCGTCATCGATGGTCTGATTATCGCCAAATGGAACCGTGAGCTGCTTGAAGACATGCGGCGCGGCGGGCTTACTGCCGCCAACTGCACGGTCTCGGTGTGGGAGGGGTTTCAGGCCACGGTCGATAACATTGTCGCCTCCAACCAGCTGATGGCGGAATGTAGCGACCTGGTACGCCCCGTGCGAACCACCGCGGATATTACCCGCGCTAAAGAAGAGGGCAAAACGGGCATTATCTACGGCTTCCAGAACGCCCACGCCTTTGAGGACCAGATCGGCTATGTCGAGATCTTCAAGCAGTTGGGCGTGGGCATCGTGCAGATGTGCTACAACACCCAGAATCTGGTGGGTACCGGCTGCTACGAGCGCGACGGCGGGCTCTCCGGATTTGGTCGCGAAATCGTCGCCGAGATGAACCGCGTCGGCATCATGTGCGACCTTTCCCACGTGGGTGCCAAAACGTCCGAAGAAGTCATCCTCGAGTCCAAAAAGCCGGTCTGCTACTCCCACTGCCTGCCCTCAGGTCTCAAAGAACATCCGCGCAATAAATCCGATCAAGAGCTGAAGTTCATTGCCGACCACGGCGGCTTTGTCGGCGTCACCATGTTTACACCGTTCCTCAAGAAGGGTGTCGATTCGACCATCGACGATTACTGCGAGGCCATCGAGTACATCATGAACATCGTCGGTGAAGACGCCATCGGCATCGGTACCGATTTCACCCAGGGGCACGACCAAGCGTTCTTCGAGTGGTTGACCCATGACAAGGGCTACGCCCGCCGCCTGACGGACTTCGGCAAGATCATCAACCCCGAAGGCATTCGCACCATTGGTGAGTTTCCCAACCTGACCGAGGCGCTACTGAAGCGCGGAATGAGCGAGTCCCAGGTGCGCAAGATCATGGGCGAGAACTGGGTGCGGGTATTGAAGGATGTATGGGGTGCCTGA
- the gabT gene encoding 4-aminobutyrate--2-oxoglutarate transaminase has protein sequence MTNQELNELKNRFVANGAATPTTQFAEHAENAELWDADGNRWIDFAGGIGVLNLGHRHPKIVAAVEAQLKKVMHTSAAVISYAPYVQLCQKLCELTPVRGPERKAMLVNTGAEALENAVKIARAATGRTGIITFDGAFHGRTMMTLAMTGKVLPYKNDFGPMPGDVFRAPFPNPLHGISEEASLDAIRTLFKTDIAPHRTAAIVIEPVQGEGGFYIASPGYLKALRALCDEHGILLIADEVQSGFARTGKLFALEHSGIEADILTTAKSLANGMPLSAVVGSAKVMDASGPNSLGGTYSGNPLSCAAALAVIEVIEEEDILARSEQMGKMLAERFAVWEERFPAVAHGRQLGAMAAFELLNSDGKPDAQMTGALCAKAREKGLILLSCGFYGNSIRILVPLTVSVAVLEEGLSIIEQSLEALS, from the coding sequence ATGACGAACCAAGAACTGAACGAACTAAAAAACCGCTTTGTGGCCAACGGTGCTGCGACGCCCACCACCCAGTTTGCCGAGCATGCTGAAAACGCCGAACTGTGGGATGCCGACGGCAACCGCTGGATCGACTTCGCGGGCGGCATTGGCGTGCTCAATCTGGGCCACCGCCACCCGAAAATCGTCGCCGCGGTAGAAGCGCAACTCAAGAAAGTCATGCACACCAGCGCCGCGGTGATCTCCTACGCGCCCTATGTGCAGCTGTGTCAAAAGCTCTGTGAACTTACCCCGGTGCGCGGCCCCGAGCGCAAGGCGATGCTGGTGAACACCGGTGCCGAAGCGCTGGAAAACGCCGTGAAGATTGCCCGCGCCGCCACTGGCCGCACCGGCATCATTACCTTCGACGGCGCCTTTCACGGCCGCACCATGATGACCCTAGCGATGACCGGTAAGGTGCTTCCCTACAAGAACGACTTCGGCCCGATGCCGGGCGACGTGTTCCGCGCACCGTTCCCCAATCCGCTACATGGCATTAGCGAAGAGGCGTCGCTGGACGCCATTCGCACGCTGTTCAAGACCGATATCGCCCCGCACCGCACAGCGGCCATCGTGATTGAGCCGGTACAGGGCGAAGGCGGCTTCTACATTGCCTCACCGGGCTACTTAAAAGCGCTGCGCGCGCTGTGCGACGAACACGGCATTTTGCTGATCGCTGACGAAGTGCAGTCCGGCTTTGCCCGCACCGGCAAGCTGTTTGCGTTGGAGCACAGTGGCATTGAGGCGGATATTCTCACCACCGCCAAGAGCCTGGCCAACGGCATGCCGCTCTCGGCTGTCGTTGGTTCTGCCAAGGTGATGGACGCCTCCGGCCCCAACTCACTGGGCGGCACCTACAGCGGCAACCCGCTCTCCTGTGCCGCGGCGCTGGCGGTGATCGAGGTGATTGAAGAGGAAGATATCCTGGCCCGCAGCGAGCAGATGGGCAAAATGCTGGCCGAGCGTTTCGCGGTATGGGAAGAGCGCTTCCCCGCCGTTGCCCACGGCCGCCAGCTAGGCGCCATGGCGGCCTTTGAACTGCTTAACAGCGACGGCAAGCCGGACGCGCAGATGACCGGCGCGCTATGCGCCAAAGCGCGTGAGAAGGGCCTGATCCTGCTCTCCTGCGGCTTCTACGGCAACAGCATCCGCATTCTGGTGCCGCTGACGGTGTCTGTCGCCGTGCTGGAAGAAGGCTTGAGCATTATCGAGCAGTCTTTGGAAGCGCTTAGCTAA
- a CDS encoding cryptochrome/deoxyribodipyrimidine photo-lyase family protein: MANTHLQVVWFKRDLRIHDHAPLANAAAAGPVLPIFAIEPEQWQAPDSALRHWQFAADSLIDLSNALETLGLPLCIWQGDIVDLLNALQVHYSHFTLHSHQGTGNAWSFERDKNVNQWCRQHGITWQEARQQGVVRGLTSRIGHKTRWETHWETLMAAAPFSAPQNARVAQGWQAFHHIDVEQLHNLTLGFDTTPCPERQSGGRREGRAVWRSFINQRGRRYRGSLSKPLLAWEFGSRLSPHLAWGTLSMREVVQSLRRQRQKHVDDTAWARSLRAFTSRLYWHCHFIQKLESEPSIEYQTLHPALCGLRERDPDHPNLIAWKRGQTGVPLVDACMRSLIATGWINFRMRAMLISHATFGLGLHWREPALHLARLFTDFEPGIHYPQVQMQAGATGTNALRVYNPIKQAEDNDPTGEFIARWVPELTALPLEWRAKPWALPESLHQRFGFQPGEHYPLPNDFECEARHWKKMLYELRRTPDARDASQAIVDKLASQRRPSKQRAKKAKPANRQQLSLFDDGGLEG, encoded by the coding sequence ATGGCGAACACACACCTTCAGGTCGTCTGGTTTAAGCGCGATTTACGTATCCATGACCACGCACCGCTTGCCAATGCGGCAGCGGCGGGCCCGGTCCTGCCCATCTTTGCGATCGAACCTGAACAGTGGCAAGCACCCGACAGTGCTCTGCGCCACTGGCAGTTTGCCGCTGACTCACTTATCGACCTTTCCAACGCCCTGGAGACGCTGGGCCTGCCGCTGTGTATTTGGCAGGGCGATATTGTCGATTTGCTGAACGCCCTGCAAGTGCACTACAGCCACTTTACCCTTCACTCCCACCAGGGAACCGGCAACGCCTGGAGCTTTGAACGCGATAAAAACGTTAACCAATGGTGTCGTCAACATGGCATTACGTGGCAGGAGGCTCGCCAACAGGGAGTGGTGCGGGGTCTAACCAGCCGCATCGGGCACAAAACTCGCTGGGAAACTCATTGGGAAACGCTAATGGCGGCGGCACCCTTTTCTGCACCGCAAAACGCGCGAGTGGCCCAAGGATGGCAAGCCTTTCATCACATCGACGTTGAGCAGCTTCATAACCTAACGCTGGGATTTGATACCACGCCCTGCCCCGAGCGCCAGTCAGGCGGTCGTCGCGAAGGCCGCGCAGTATGGCGCAGCTTTATCAACCAGCGCGGGCGGCGCTATCGTGGATCGCTGTCTAAACCTTTGCTTGCCTGGGAATTTGGCTCGCGGCTGTCGCCCCACCTGGCCTGGGGCACGCTTTCCATGCGCGAAGTGGTCCAATCACTGCGCCGCCAGCGGCAAAAGCACGTCGACGATACCGCCTGGGCCCGTTCGCTGCGCGCCTTTACCTCGCGGCTTTACTGGCACTGCCACTTTATTCAAAAGCTGGAAAGCGAGCCCAGTATCGAGTACCAGACGCTGCACCCGGCACTGTGCGGCCTGCGCGAACGCGACCCCGACCACCCCAACCTGATTGCCTGGAAGCGCGGCCAAACCGGGGTGCCGCTGGTGGATGCCTGCATGCGCAGCCTGATCGCCACCGGCTGGATTAACTTTCGCATGCGCGCCATGCTGATTTCCCACGCCACCTTTGGTTTAGGGCTGCACTGGCGTGAACCCGCCCTCCACCTGGCGCGGCTGTTTACCGACTTCGAACCGGGCATTCACTACCCTCAGGTGCAGATGCAGGCGGGCGCTACCGGCACCAACGCGCTGCGGGTCTACAACCCCATCAAGCAAGCGGAGGATAACGACCCCACCGGCGAGTTCATCGCCCGCTGGGTGCCGGAGTTAACTGCCCTGCCGCTGGAGTGGCGCGCCAAACCCTGGGCGCTGCCGGAAAGCCTGCACCAGCGATTCGGCTTTCAGCCCGGCGAGCACTACCCGCTGCCCAACGACTTTGAGTGTGAGGCGCGCCACTGGAAGAAGATGCTGTACGAGCTGCGTCGCACCCCGGATGCCCGAGACGCCAGCCAAGCGATTGTGGATAAGCTGGCTAGCCAGCGTCGGCCTTCAAAGCAGCGCGCTAAAAAAGCAAAACCCGCCAATCGGCAGCAGCTCTCGCTGTTTGATGACGGCGGGTTGGAAGGATAG
- a CDS encoding GlxA family transcriptional regulator, with translation MSSHQANDQTAPLNRTGEPQTLGFLLLDNFTLISLASAIEPLRMANQLAGRELYRWYTLTQDGLPVRASDGLQVTPDASMHTPLSLEWVVVCGGVGPQHSVTREHVRWLQSQSRQLKRLGSVCTGSWALGQAGLLDHYQTSVHWECLASMQEAFPKVVLTPHLFSIDRDRFTASGGTAPLDMMLNLIAHDYGRELSAGISEMFIYERVRTEQDQQRVPLKHVLGTAQPKLLEIVALMESNLEEPIELDELARYVNVSRRQLERLFQRYLLCSPSKYYLKLRLVRARQLLKQTSLSIIEIASVCGFVSTPHFSKCYREYFGVPPRNERLGGYDRQGNNSQPLPLIRQWGSKPTANEPSSGAQQALANAQGEPTFASVLLLD, from the coding sequence ATGAGTTCTCATCAAGCAAATGACCAGACAGCACCGCTCAATCGTACAGGCGAACCGCAAACCCTGGGCTTTCTACTGTTAGATAACTTCACATTGATTTCTCTGGCATCCGCAATAGAACCTTTGCGGATGGCCAACCAGTTGGCCGGCCGAGAGCTGTATCGCTGGTATACCCTGACCCAGGACGGCTTGCCCGTGCGCGCCAGCGACGGCTTACAGGTGACGCCGGACGCCTCTATGCATACCCCGCTGTCGCTTGAGTGGGTGGTCGTTTGCGGCGGGGTAGGCCCGCAGCACAGCGTTACCCGGGAGCACGTGCGCTGGCTTCAGTCGCAGTCGCGCCAACTAAAACGGTTAGGCTCGGTATGTACGGGCAGCTGGGCGCTGGGGCAGGCGGGGCTGCTCGATCACTATCAAACCAGCGTACACTGGGAGTGCTTGGCTTCCATGCAGGAGGCTTTTCCAAAAGTCGTTCTGACCCCGCATTTATTCTCTATCGACCGTGATCGATTCACCGCCTCTGGTGGCACCGCACCGCTGGATATGATGCTCAACCTGATTGCCCACGACTATGGACGCGAGCTTTCGGCAGGCATCTCAGAGATGTTTATCTATGAGCGCGTGCGTACCGAGCAGGATCAGCAGCGTGTGCCGCTCAAACACGTGCTGGGTACTGCCCAGCCCAAGCTGTTGGAAATCGTCGCCTTGATGGAATCCAATCTTGAAGAACCGATCGAACTCGATGAATTGGCACGTTACGTTAATGTGTCCCGTCGCCAGTTAGAGCGGTTGTTCCAACGCTACCTGCTCTGCTCACCGTCTAAATATTATCTCAAGTTGCGGTTGGTACGGGCACGGCAGTTGCTTAAGCAAACCTCCTTATCGATTATTGAGATCGCTTCCGTTTGCGGTTTCGTTTCCACGCCTCATTTTTCCAAGTGTTACCGTGAATACTTTGGCGTGCCGCCGAGAAACGAGCGTCTGGGTGGCTATGATCGCCAAGGCAATAACAGTCAGCCGTTACCTTTAATCAGGCAGTGGGGAAGCAAGCCGACAGCCAACGAGCCGTCATCAGGTGCTCAGCAGGCGCTTGCCAATGCACAGGGCGAACCTACTTTTGCCAGCGTGTTGTTGCTGGACTAA
- the dgcA gene encoding dimethylglycine demethylation protein DgcA produces the protein MAFDAIFEPIDIGKLTIRNRVVSTAHAEVHATDGGMTTERYVKYYEEKAKGGCGLCICGGSSVVSIDSPQGWWSSVNLSTDRIIPHFQNLADAVHKHGGKIMIQITHMGRRSRWDGFDWSTLLSPSGIREPVHRSTCKTIEEEEIWRIIGDFAQAARRAKEGGLDGVELSAVHQHLIDQFWSPRVNKRTDEWGGSFENRMRFGMEVLKAVRAEVGDDFCVGMRICGDEFHPDGLSHDDMKQIAAYYDATGMVDFFGVVGSGCDTHNTLANVIPNMSYPPEPFLHLAAGIKEVVNVPVIHAQNIKDPNQAQRILEGGYVDLVGMTRAHIADPHLIAKIKMGQIDQIKQCVGANYCIDRQYQGLDVLCIQNAATSREYMGLPHIIEKTEGAKRKVVVVGGGPGGMEAARVAAERGHDVTLFEAADALGGQITIAAQAPQRDQIAGITRWFQLELARLKVDLRLGTRADEATLLDLRPDIVVLATGGQPFLSQFPEWGYDENPEESLVVSTWDILSGKVAPGKNVLIYDAICEFSGVSAADYLADKGAKVEIVTDDIKPGAAVGGTTFPTYYRSLYEKEVIMSSDLMLHKVYREGDGLVAVLENEYTGALEERVVDQVVVENGVRPDEALYYALKAQSRNKGQVDLEALYAIKPQPCLVDEKGEEGDGFLLFRLGDCTAPRNTHAAIYDALRICKDF, from the coding sequence ATGGCATTCGACGCAATCTTCGAGCCGATCGACATCGGCAAGCTGACCATCCGCAACCGCGTGGTCAGTACCGCTCACGCCGAGGTGCATGCCACCGACGGCGGCATGACCACCGAGCGCTACGTCAAGTACTACGAGGAAAAGGCCAAGGGCGGCTGCGGCCTGTGTATCTGCGGTGGCTCGTCGGTGGTGTCCATCGACAGCCCCCAGGGCTGGTGGAGCTCGGTAAATCTTTCCACCGACCGCATCATCCCGCACTTCCAGAACTTGGCCGATGCCGTGCACAAGCATGGCGGCAAGATCATGATCCAGATTACCCATATGGGACGCCGCTCGCGGTGGGACGGCTTTGACTGGTCGACCCTGCTATCGCCCTCGGGTATCCGTGAACCGGTGCACCGCTCCACCTGTAAGACCATTGAGGAAGAGGAGATCTGGCGCATCATTGGTGACTTCGCCCAGGCCGCGCGCCGAGCGAAAGAGGGCGGGCTCGACGGTGTCGAACTGTCTGCCGTGCACCAGCACCTGATCGACCAGTTCTGGAGCCCAAGGGTCAACAAGCGTACCGACGAGTGGGGCGGGAGCTTCGAAAATCGTATGCGCTTCGGTATGGAAGTGCTCAAGGCGGTGCGCGCTGAAGTGGGTGACGACTTCTGCGTCGGCATGCGGATCTGTGGCGACGAGTTCCATCCGGATGGCCTCTCCCACGACGACATGAAGCAGATCGCCGCCTACTACGATGCCACCGGCATGGTGGATTTCTTCGGCGTGGTCGGCTCCGGTTGCGACACCCACAACACCTTGGCCAACGTCATTCCTAATATGTCCTACCCGCCAGAGCCTTTCCTACATCTGGCGGCAGGGATCAAGGAAGTGGTGAACGTGCCGGTGATCCACGCCCAGAACATCAAGGATCCCAACCAGGCCCAGCGTATTCTCGAAGGGGGCTATGTCGATCTGGTCGGCATGACCCGGGCACATATTGCCGACCCCCACCTGATCGCCAAGATCAAGATGGGCCAGATCGACCAGATTAAACAGTGCGTGGGCGCTAACTACTGCATCGACCGCCAGTATCAGGGCCTTGATGTGCTGTGTATCCAAAACGCCGCCACGTCCCGTGAGTACATGGGGCTGCCGCATATCATTGAGAAGACCGAAGGCGCCAAGCGCAAAGTCGTGGTGGTCGGCGGTGGCCCTGGCGGTATGGAAGCAGCGCGGGTCGCTGCGGAGCGCGGTCACGATGTCACTCTGTTTGAGGCTGCTGACGCTTTGGGCGGACAGATCACCATTGCCGCCCAGGCCCCACAGCGCGATCAGATTGCCGGTATCACCCGCTGGTTTCAGTTGGAATTGGCTCGGCTGAAAGTCGATCTGCGCCTGGGCACCCGCGCCGATGAGGCGACCCTGCTCGACCTGCGCCCGGATATCGTCGTGCTGGCCACCGGCGGCCAGCCCTTCCTCAGCCAGTTCCCGGAGTGGGGCTACGACGAGAACCCTGAGGAGAGCCTGGTGGTCAGCACCTGGGATATCCTCAGCGGCAAGGTCGCCCCGGGCAAGAACGTGCTGATTTATGACGCCATCTGCGAGTTCTCCGGCGTCTCGGCGGCGGATTACCTGGCCGACAAGGGCGCCAAGGTGGAGATCGTCACCGACGATATCAAACCCGGCGCGGCGGTGGGCGGCACCACCTTCCCCACCTACTATCGCAGCCTCTACGAGAAAGAGGTGATCATGTCCTCGGACCTGATGCTGCACAAGGTCTACCGCGAGGGTGATGGCCTGGTGGCGGTGCTCGAGAACGAGTACACCGGTGCCCTGGAAGAGCGCGTGGTGGATCAGGTGGTGGTCGAGAACGGCGTGCGTCCCGATGAAGCGCTTTACTACGCCCTGAAAGCCCAGTCCCGCAACAAAGGACAGGTGGACCTGGAGGCGCTGTACGCCATCAAACCGCAGCCGTGCCTGGTTGATGAGAAAGGCGAGGAAGGCGATGGCTTTCTGCTGTTCCGCCTGGGCGACTGCACGGCACCGCGAAATACCCATGCGGCTATCTATGATGCCCTGCGGATCTGCAAGGACTTTTAA
- a CDS encoding TA system antitoxin ParD family protein, whose protein sequence is MATNSIRLDQKLIEKATIMAKALNRTPPKQIEHWAKIGEIMEDNPDLPYEFVRQAIIAQAERDAGKLEAYDFG, encoded by the coding sequence ATGGCTACGAACAGCATTCGCTTAGATCAAAAGCTAATTGAAAAGGCAACCATTATGGCCAAGGCGCTTAATCGGACCCCGCCCAAGCAAATAGAACATTGGGCAAAAATCGGCGAAATCATGGAAGATAACCCCGACTTACCCTACGAGTTTGTAAGGCAGGCCATCATCGCGCAGGCAGAACGAGACGCCGGAAAGCTAGAGGCCTACGATTTTGGTTAA
- a CDS encoding type II toxin-antitoxin system RelE/ParE family toxin gives MVKATSVLQTPTFKKAVKKLKPNQKEDLDLAVKELMANPNIGEQKKGDLAFLRVHKFKMNKQLTLLGYSFDDGTLVLELMALGSHENFYRDIKRKQ, from the coding sequence TTGGTTAAAGCCACGAGTGTCTTACAGACACCTACATTCAAAAAAGCGGTAAAGAAGCTCAAGCCTAACCAGAAAGAGGACCTTGATTTGGCCGTTAAGGAGCTTATGGCCAACCCTAACATCGGAGAACAAAAGAAAGGGGACCTAGCCTTCCTGCGAGTCCATAAGTTCAAGATGAACAAGCAACTGACGCTACTCGGCTACAGTTTTGATGATGGCACTCTTGTCCTTGAACTGATGGCACTAGGCTCACACGAAAACTTCTACCGCGATATTAAGCGTAAGCAGTGA
- a CDS encoding (Fe-S)-binding protein, with amino-acid sequence MLETLLPILIFTALALAAIGAVRRIRLWRQGRPSPVNFFKGLAAVPRRYLVDLHHVVGRDKMISNTHVATAGGFVAAAVLMILVHGLGLASPILGGLLLLASTSMFIGSLFVARRRINPPARLSKGPWMRLPKSLMAFSLGVFLITLPTVGLLPEGLLEGSGSWLLALVLAGVVAWGLGEMFFGMTWGGPMKHAFAGALHLAFHRRAERFSTKNGGVGRSTGLKALDLEDEAAPLGVEKPADFTWNQLLGFDACVQCGRCEAVCPAFAAGQPLNPKKLIQDMVVGMAGGSDAAYAGSPYPGKPVGEHAGSPHGPIVALQGKALVDADTLWSCTTCRACVEECPMMIEHVDAIVDMRRHLTLERGKTPNKGAEVLDNLIATDNPGGFDPGSRLNWAADLDLPLMADIKQVDVLLWLGDGAFDMRNQRTLRALIKVLKAAEVDFAVLGNEERDSGDVARRLGDEATFQSLAKRNIATLSKYQFLQIVTCDPHSFHVLGNEYGELGGPDVNANYKVRHHSTFIAELFEAGRLSFAPWKGGSVTYHDPCYLGRYNGEFEAPRNVLKALGIEVKEMERSGFRSRCCGGGGGAPITDIPGKQRIPDMRMNDVKETGAELVAVGCPQCTAMLEGVVDASAEVRDIAELVADALVERPAADAPDASRRPAANATAEEVTV; translated from the coding sequence ATGCTCGAAACGCTCTTGCCGATATTAATCTTCACCGCCCTGGCGCTGGCGGCGATCGGCGCTGTACGCCGTATACGCCTGTGGCGTCAGGGGCGCCCCTCGCCGGTCAATTTCTTCAAGGGGTTGGCGGCCGTGCCGCGCCGCTATCTGGTGGATCTGCACCATGTGGTGGGGCGCGACAAGATGATTTCCAACACCCACGTGGCTACCGCCGGTGGCTTCGTGGCGGCCGCCGTGCTGATGATCCTGGTGCACGGGCTGGGGCTGGCAAGCCCGATCCTGGGAGGGCTGCTGCTGCTGGCCAGCACCTCCATGTTTATTGGCAGCCTGTTTGTCGCGCGGCGGCGCATTAATCCCCCCGCCCGGCTCTCCAAAGGTCCCTGGATGCGCCTGCCCAAGAGCCTGATGGCGTTCTCGCTGGGCGTCTTTCTGATCACGCTGCCCACGGTGGGGCTGCTGCCCGAAGGTCTGCTTGAAGGAAGCGGCAGCTGGCTGCTGGCGCTGGTATTGGCGGGCGTCGTGGCCTGGGGCCTGGGGGAAATGTTTTTCGGCATGACCTGGGGCGGGCCCATGAAGCACGCCTTCGCCGGCGCCCTGCACCTGGCCTTCCACCGTCGCGCCGAGCGCTTCTCCACGAAAAATGGGGGCGTCGGCCGGTCGACGGGCCTCAAAGCGCTCGACCTGGAAGATGAAGCAGCGCCCCTGGGCGTGGAAAAGCCCGCCGACTTCACCTGGAACCAACTGCTGGGCTTCGACGCCTGCGTGCAATGCGGTCGCTGCGAGGCGGTGTGTCCGGCGTTTGCCGCCGGTCAGCCGCTCAACCCCAAGAAGCTGATCCAGGACATGGTGGTGGGCATGGCCGGGGGCAGCGATGCCGCCTATGCCGGCTCTCCCTACCCTGGCAAACCGGTAGGTGAACACGCGGGCTCGCCCCATGGGCCCATTGTGGCGCTACAAGGCAAGGCGCTGGTCGACGCCGATACGCTATGGTCATGCACGACCTGCCGCGCCTGCGTGGAAGAGTGCCCGATGATGATCGAGCACGTGGATGCGATCGTCGATATGCGCCGCCACCTGACCCTGGAACGGGGCAAGACGCCCAACAAAGGCGCCGAGGTGCTCGACAACCTGATCGCCACTGACAATCCCGGTGGTTTCGACCCCGGCTCGCGGCTCAACTGGGCGGCGGATCTCGACCTGCCGCTGATGGCCGATATCAAGCAGGTCGACGTGCTGCTGTGGCTGGGTGATGGCGCCTTTGATATGCGCAACCAGCGCACCCTGCGCGCCCTGATCAAGGTGCTTAAAGCCGCTGAGGTAGACTTCGCGGTGCTGGGTAATGAAGAACGCGACAGCGGCGATGTGGCACGGCGTCTGGGCGACGAGGCGACGTTCCAGTCCCTGGCGAAACGCAATATTGCCACCCTGTCCAAGTATCAGTTCTTGCAGATTGTGACCTGCGACCCCCACAGTTTTCATGTGTTGGGTAACGAGTACGGCGAACTGGGCGGTCCCGATGTTAATGCCAACTACAAGGTGCGTCACCACAGCACCTTTATCGCCGAGCTGTTTGAAGCCGGTCGGCTGTCCTTTGCCCCCTGGAAGGGCGGCAGCGTCACCTATCACGACCCGTGCTACCTGGGCCGTTATAACGGCGAGTTTGAGGCGCCCCGCAACGTGCTCAAGGCGCTGGGTATCGAGGTCAAGGAGATGGAGCGCTCCGGCTTCCGTTCGCGCTGCTGCGGTGGCGGTGGCGGGGCACCGATCACCGATATTCCCGGCAAGCAGCGGATTCCCGACATGCGCATGAACGACGTCAAGGAGACCGGGGCCGAACTGGTCGCGGTGGGCTGCCCGCAGTGCACCGCCATGCTGGAAGGTGTGGTGGATGCCAGCGCCGAGGTGCGCGACATCGCTGAGCTGGTGGCCGATGCGCTGGTTGAGCGCCCCGCCGCCGATGCGCCCGACGCGTCCCGCCGGCCGGCAGCAAACGCAACGGCTGAAGAGGTGACCGTATGA